The Polypterus senegalus isolate Bchr_013 chromosome 1, ASM1683550v1, whole genome shotgun sequence genome includes a window with the following:
- the psmb4 gene encoding proteasome subunit beta type-4 isoform X2, with amino-acid sequence METIDIQVSAPAGRPGRESNPMVTGTSVLGVKFEKGVVIAADMLGSYGSLARFRNISRLMKVNNNTILGASGDYADYQYLKQVIEQMVIDEELLGDGHSYSPKAIHSWLTRVLYNRRSKMNPLWNTIVIGGFYNGESFLGYVDKLGVAYEAPTIATGFGAYLAQPLMREAFESKPVMGKDEARELVERCLKVLYYRDARSYNRYEIATVTESGVEIEGPLSSETNWDIANMVSGFE; translated from the exons ATGGAGACCATCGATATCCAGGTCAGCGCGCCAGCTGGACGGCCCGGCAGGGAAAG CAACCCCATGGTAACTGGGACATCAGTTTTGGGGGTGAAGTTTGAGAAAGGAGTGGTCATTGCTGCAGATATGCTTGGCTCTTATGGTTCATTGGCAAGATTTAGAAACATCTCGCGTCTCATGAAAGTCAATAACAACACTATACTTGGAGCATCTGGAGACTATGCTGACTACCAATACTTGAAGCAAGTGATTGAACAGATGGT TATTGATGAGGAGCTCCTTGGTGATGGTCACAGCTACAGTCCTAAAGCCATTCACTCGTGGCTTACTCGCGTACTGTACAATAGGAGAAGCAAGATGAATCCTTTGTGGAATACAATTGTCATTGGAGGCTTCTACAATGGAGAAAG CTTTTTAGGTTATGTTGACAAGCTTGGAGTAGCATATGAAGCACCCACTATTGCTACAGGTTTTGGGGCCTATTTAGCACAG CCCTTAATGAGAGAAGCTTTCGAATCCAAACCTGTAATGGGTAAAGATGAAGCCCGGGAGCTGGTTGAACGTTGCCTGAAAGTACTATATTACAGAGACGCCCGCTCATATAACAGA TATGAGATTGCAACGGTAACTGAAAGCGGAGTGGAAATTGAGGGACCACTGTCCTCTGAAACTAACTGGGACATTGCAAACATGGTCAG tGGCTTTGAGTGA
- the psmb4 gene encoding proteasome subunit beta type-4 isoform X1, with protein MEPDQFRMNLWGSGPKPGQFYNFPGQSEYTFPGCGPIKHTLNPMVTGTSVLGVKFEKGVVIAADMLGSYGSLARFRNISRLMKVNNNTILGASGDYADYQYLKQVIEQMVIDEELLGDGHSYSPKAIHSWLTRVLYNRRSKMNPLWNTIVIGGFYNGESFLGYVDKLGVAYEAPTIATGFGAYLAQPLMREAFESKPVMGKDEARELVERCLKVLYYRDARSYNRYEIATVTESGVEIEGPLSSETNWDIANMVSGFE; from the exons ATGGAGCCCGATCAGTTTAGGATGAATTTGTGGGGCAGCGGACCGAAACCTGGGCAGTTTTATAACTTTCCTGGTCAAAGCGAATACACGTTCCCAGGATGTGGACCTATCAAACATACCCT CAACCCCATGGTAACTGGGACATCAGTTTTGGGGGTGAAGTTTGAGAAAGGAGTGGTCATTGCTGCAGATATGCTTGGCTCTTATGGTTCATTGGCAAGATTTAGAAACATCTCGCGTCTCATGAAAGTCAATAACAACACTATACTTGGAGCATCTGGAGACTATGCTGACTACCAATACTTGAAGCAAGTGATTGAACAGATGGT TATTGATGAGGAGCTCCTTGGTGATGGTCACAGCTACAGTCCTAAAGCCATTCACTCGTGGCTTACTCGCGTACTGTACAATAGGAGAAGCAAGATGAATCCTTTGTGGAATACAATTGTCATTGGAGGCTTCTACAATGGAGAAAG CTTTTTAGGTTATGTTGACAAGCTTGGAGTAGCATATGAAGCACCCACTATTGCTACAGGTTTTGGGGCCTATTTAGCACAG CCCTTAATGAGAGAAGCTTTCGAATCCAAACCTGTAATGGGTAAAGATGAAGCCCGGGAGCTGGTTGAACGTTGCCTGAAAGTACTATATTACAGAGACGCCCGCTCATATAACAGA TATGAGATTGCAACGGTAACTGAAAGCGGAGTGGAAATTGAGGGACCACTGTCCTCTGAAACTAACTGGGACATTGCAAACATGGTCAG tGGCTTTGAGTGA